In the genome of Dickeya fangzhongdai, one region contains:
- the gudD gene encoding glucarate dehydratase, which translates to MTSQSSTPVITSMQVIPVAGHDSMLLNLSGAHAPYFTRNIVILQDNAGHTGVGEIPGGEKIRQTLEDAAALVVGKTLGEYKNVMTAVRNQFADRDATGRGLQTFDLRTTIHVVTGIEAAMLDLLGQFLNVPVAALLGDGQQRDAVEMLGYLFYIGDRNKTDLPYQNQSNEKCDWYRLRHEEALTPETVVRLAEAAYEKYGFNDFKLKGGVLAGSEEAEAVTALAKRFPQARITLDPNGAWSLNEAIGLGKQLRGVLAYAEDPCGAEQGFSGREVMAEFRRATGLPTATNMIATDWRQMGHTISLQSVDIPLADPHFWTMQGSVRVAQMCHEWGLTWGSHSNNHFDISLAMFTHVAAAAPGRITAIDTHWIWQEGNQRLTKEPLQIVGGMVEVPKKPGLGVELDMDQVMKAHELYKNMGLGARNDAVGMQYLIPNWTFDNKRPCLVR; encoded by the coding sequence ATGACGTCGCAAAGTTCCACCCCGGTTATTACCAGTATGCAGGTGATCCCTGTCGCCGGGCACGACAGCATGTTGCTGAACCTCAGCGGAGCGCACGCGCCGTACTTCACCCGTAATATCGTGATCCTCCAGGACAATGCGGGCCATACCGGCGTGGGTGAAATCCCTGGCGGCGAGAAAATCCGCCAGACGTTGGAAGATGCCGCTGCGCTGGTAGTGGGTAAAACGCTGGGCGAATACAAAAACGTGATGACCGCGGTGCGTAACCAGTTCGCCGACCGCGATGCCACCGGCCGCGGTCTGCAAACGTTCGACCTGCGCACCACCATTCACGTGGTGACGGGAATCGAAGCCGCGATGCTGGACCTGCTGGGTCAATTCCTGAACGTGCCGGTGGCGGCGTTGCTGGGCGATGGTCAGCAGCGTGACGCGGTGGAGATGCTGGGTTATCTGTTCTACATCGGCGATCGCAACAAGACCGACCTGCCGTACCAGAATCAGTCGAATGAAAAATGCGACTGGTATCGTCTGCGCCATGAAGAAGCGCTGACGCCGGAAACGGTAGTGCGTCTGGCGGAAGCGGCGTACGAAAAATACGGCTTTAACGATTTCAAACTGAAAGGCGGCGTGCTGGCCGGCAGCGAAGAGGCCGAAGCGGTCACCGCGCTGGCTAAACGCTTCCCGCAGGCGCGCATTACGCTGGACCCGAACGGCGCCTGGTCGCTGAACGAGGCGATTGGTCTTGGCAAACAACTGCGCGGCGTGCTGGCTTACGCCGAAGACCCGTGTGGCGCCGAACAGGGCTTCTCCGGCCGTGAAGTGATGGCGGAATTCCGCCGCGCCACCGGGCTGCCCACCGCCACCAACATGATCGCCACCGACTGGCGTCAGATGGGCCACACTATTTCCCTGCAGTCGGTGGATATTCCGCTGGCGGACCCGCACTTCTGGACCATGCAGGGGTCGGTGCGCGTGGCGCAGATGTGCCACGAGTGGGGATTGACCTGGGGCTCGCATTCCAACAACCACTTCGATATTTCGCTGGCGATGTTCACCCACGTGGCTGCCGCCGCGCCGGGTCGGATTACCGCCATTGATACCCACTGGATCTGGCAGGAAGGTAATCAGCGTTTGACCAAAGAGCCGTTACAGATCGTCGGCGGCATGGTCGAAGTGCCGAAGAAACCGGGTCTGGGCGTCGAACTGGATATGGATCAGGTGATGAAGGCCCATGAGCTGTATAAAAACATGGGGCTGGGGGCGCGTAACGACGCCGTCGGCATGCAGTACCTGATCCCCAACTGGACGTTTGATAACAAACGTCCTTGCCTGGTTCGCTAA
- a CDS encoding glycerate kinase → MKIVIAPDSYKESLSAQEVATQIEAGFREVFPDASYVKLPVADGGEGTVEAMVAATRGKIVKVNVTGPLGDDIDAFFGLSGDEKTAFIEMAAASGLERVPPHLRNPLLTTSYGTGELIRSALDHGVRHCIIGIGGSATNDGGAGMMQALGAQLLDDAKQPIGFGGAELARLAHIDIHSLDPRIRQCRFEVACDVTNPLTGKQGASAIFGPQKGATEAMVEQLDQALRHYAGVIRNDLDIDVEQVPGAGAAGGMGAALLAFCGAELRRGIEIVTEALGLDELVRDASLVITGEGRIDSQTIHGKVPIGVASVAKRYHKPVIGIAGSLTADVGVVHDHGLDAVFSVLYNICSLEEALDNAAANVRMTARNIAATIKLAQAIS, encoded by the coding sequence ATGAAAATAGTTATCGCACCGGATTCTTACAAAGAGAGCTTATCCGCCCAGGAAGTGGCGACGCAGATTGAGGCCGGTTTTCGGGAGGTGTTCCCCGACGCCAGCTACGTGAAACTGCCGGTCGCCGATGGGGGAGAGGGAACCGTGGAAGCCATGGTGGCGGCAACCCGCGGTAAAATCGTCAAGGTGAACGTCACCGGTCCGCTGGGCGATGATATCGACGCTTTTTTCGGGCTGTCAGGGGATGAAAAAACGGCGTTTATCGAGATGGCGGCCGCCAGCGGGCTGGAACGGGTGCCGCCGCATCTGCGCAATCCGCTGCTGACCACCAGCTATGGCACCGGCGAGCTGATTCGCAGCGCGCTGGATCACGGCGTTCGCCACTGTATTATCGGCATCGGCGGCAGCGCCACCAACGATGGCGGCGCAGGGATGATGCAGGCGCTGGGCGCGCAGTTGCTGGACGACGCGAAGCAACCGATCGGGTTTGGCGGCGCGGAGTTGGCGCGGCTGGCGCACATTGATATTCATTCGCTGGACCCGCGTATCCGGCAGTGCCGGTTTGAGGTGGCTTGCGATGTCACCAATCCACTGACCGGCAAGCAGGGCGCATCGGCGATATTTGGGCCGCAGAAAGGCGCCACCGAGGCGATGGTAGAACAGTTGGATCAGGCATTACGCCACTATGCGGGCGTGATCCGCAACGATCTGGATATCGACGTGGAGCAGGTGCCGGGCGCGGGCGCCGCCGGCGGCATGGGTGCGGCGTTGCTGGCGTTCTGCGGCGCGGAATTGCGTCGCGGCATTGAGATTGTCACCGAAGCGTTAGGGCTGGACGAACTGGTCAGGGACGCGTCGCTGGTGATCACCGGCGAAGGCCGTATCGACAGCCAGACTATTCACGGCAAAGTGCCGATCGGCGTCGCTTCTGTGGCTAAACGCTACCACAAACCGGTGATCGGCATTGCCGGCAGCCTGACCGCCGACGTAGGCGTGGTGCACGATCATGGGCTTGATGCGGTATTCAGCGTGCTTTACAACATCTGTTCGCTGGAGGAAGCGCTGGACAACGCCGCCGCCAACGTGCGGATGACTGCGCGCAATATTGCCGCCACCATCAAACTGGCGCAGGCGATTTCCTGA
- the barA gene encoding two-component sensor histidine kinase BarA has product MTKYSLRARMMILILAPTMLIGLLLSSFFVIHRYNQLQEQLADAGASIIQPLAVNSAYALTQRQPESLRQLVNMLHRHHSGIVRTISVFDARNQLIVTSNPNNPHGQLLQVPSGNPLPTALRLQNEEECLVLQMPIENEGEVSAGTLISRQAPMGYVAVELDLNTIRLQQYREMFMAAMLLLFCMGVAMLLAYRLMRDVTIPIRNMVETVDRIRRGQLDSRVEGHMLGELDMLKNGINSMAMSLTAYHEEMQQNIDQATYDLRETLEQMEIQNVELDLAKKRAQEAARIKSEFLANMSHELRTPLNGVIGFTRQTLKTQLTPTQKDYLQTIERSANNLLNIINDVLDFSKLEAGKLVLENIPFSLHNTLDEVIMLLAHTAHEKGLELTLNIQHDVPEQFVGDPLRLQQIITNLLGNAIKFTEQGNIDIRIEKRRQESLQVLLEIQIKDTGIGIAEAQQTQLFQAFRQADTSISRQHGGTGLGLVITQRLVREMGGDISFHSKLNQGTTFWCTVNLQMNPHVLEPDYHFDSLQGKHLAYVEANPAAAQATLDILVHTPLTVSYSPTMEQLPERTFDILLIGVPIHYRNTLLDFTPQIRDFCRLASCVILALPSMAEMEAEQLKSFGIHASLSKPITAPRLLPMLQDNSLFSQDSSERALPPPAASLSRLPLSVMAVDDNPANLKLIGALLEEQVENIILCESGADAIARAQGTHLDIILMDIQMPGMDGLQASEHIRRLSQHAHTPIVAVTAHTMSGEREVLLQSGMDDYLSKPIDEQMLRQTLLRHACKTPSELPAPPMPMMAVTAQSPLSLDWDLALRQAASKPDLARDLLAMLLDFLPDVRQQVDAVLAGNSPDNLVDIIHKLHGSCSYSGVPRLKQICHYLEQSLRKGLSADELEPEWLELMDEMTNVEKAARKRLEASA; this is encoded by the coding sequence ATGACCAAATACAGTCTGCGCGCACGTATGATGATACTGATTCTGGCCCCGACCATGCTGATCGGTCTGCTGCTCAGTAGTTTTTTCGTCATCCACCGCTATAACCAGTTGCAGGAACAGTTGGCCGACGCCGGCGCCAGTATCATTCAACCGCTGGCGGTCAACAGCGCCTATGCCTTGACCCAGCGTCAGCCGGAATCGCTGCGGCAACTGGTCAATATGCTGCATCGTCATCATTCCGGCATTGTGCGCACCATCAGCGTATTCGACGCCCGCAACCAGCTCATCGTCACCAGCAACCCCAATAACCCCCACGGCCAGCTGTTGCAGGTGCCGTCCGGCAATCCGCTGCCGACCGCCCTGCGGCTGCAAAACGAAGAAGAGTGCCTGGTGTTGCAGATGCCTATCGAAAACGAAGGCGAAGTCTCCGCCGGTACGCTGATCAGCCGGCAGGCGCCGATGGGTTATGTCGCAGTCGAGCTGGATTTGAACACCATCCGGTTGCAGCAATACCGCGAGATGTTCATGGCCGCGATGCTATTGCTGTTCTGCATGGGCGTGGCGATGCTGCTGGCCTATCGGCTGATGCGCGATGTCACCATCCCCATCCGCAACATGGTGGAAACGGTGGACCGTATCCGTCGCGGCCAGTTGGACAGCCGGGTGGAAGGCCACATGCTGGGCGAGCTGGACATGCTGAAAAACGGCATCAACTCGATGGCGATGTCGCTCACCGCCTATCATGAGGAGATGCAGCAAAACATCGATCAGGCTACCTATGACCTGCGCGAAACGCTGGAACAGATGGAGATCCAGAACGTCGAGCTGGATCTGGCCAAAAAGCGGGCGCAGGAAGCGGCGCGCATCAAATCCGAGTTCCTGGCCAACATGTCCCACGAACTACGCACGCCGCTCAATGGCGTCATCGGCTTTACCCGCCAGACGCTGAAAACCCAGCTGACGCCGACCCAAAAGGATTACCTGCAAACCATTGAGCGCTCCGCCAACAATCTGCTCAATATCATCAATGACGTACTGGACTTCTCCAAGCTGGAAGCCGGAAAACTGGTGCTGGAGAATATCCCGTTCTCGCTGCACAACACGCTGGATGAAGTGATTATGCTGCTGGCGCATACCGCCCATGAGAAAGGGCTGGAACTGACGCTAAACATCCAGCATGACGTGCCGGAACAGTTCGTCGGCGACCCGCTGCGCTTGCAGCAAATCATCACCAATCTGCTGGGCAACGCCATCAAGTTTACCGAACAGGGCAACATTGATATCCGCATCGAAAAGCGCAGGCAGGAGAGTTTGCAGGTGCTGCTGGAAATCCAGATCAAGGATACCGGCATCGGCATTGCCGAAGCGCAGCAGACTCAGCTGTTTCAGGCGTTCCGTCAGGCGGATACCAGTATTTCACGCCAGCACGGCGGCACCGGTCTGGGGCTGGTGATTACCCAGCGGCTGGTGCGGGAAATGGGCGGCGACATCAGTTTCCACAGCAAACTGAATCAGGGCACCACCTTCTGGTGTACCGTTAATCTACAGATGAACCCGCACGTGCTGGAGCCTGATTATCACTTTGATAGTTTGCAGGGCAAACATCTGGCCTATGTGGAAGCTAACCCAGCGGCGGCTCAGGCGACGCTGGACATTCTGGTGCATACGCCGCTGACCGTCAGCTACAGCCCGACGATGGAACAGTTGCCGGAACGCACCTTCGACATCCTGCTGATCGGCGTACCGATCCACTACCGCAATACGCTGTTGGATTTCACGCCGCAGATTCGTGACTTCTGTCGCCTGGCCTCCTGCGTGATTCTGGCGCTGCCGAGCATGGCGGAAATGGAAGCGGAGCAGTTGAAATCGTTCGGCATCCACGCCAGCCTGAGCAAGCCCATCACCGCGCCGCGGCTGTTGCCGATGCTGCAGGATAACAGCCTGTTTAGTCAGGACAGCAGCGAGCGCGCGCTACCGCCGCCCGCCGCGTCGCTCAGCCGTTTACCGCTCAGCGTGATGGCGGTGGACGACAACCCGGCCAACCTGAAGCTGATCGGCGCGCTGCTGGAAGAACAGGTGGAAAACATCATTCTGTGCGAAAGCGGCGCCGACGCTATCGCCCGCGCGCAGGGTACCCATCTGGATATCATTCTGATGGATATACAGATGCCCGGCATGGACGGCCTGCAGGCCAGCGAGCATATCCGCCGATTGTCGCAGCACGCGCATACGCCAATCGTGGCGGTAACCGCGCACACCATGAGCGGCGAGCGCGAAGTGCTGCTGCAATCGGGTATGGATGATTATCTGTCCAAACCCATCGACGAACAGATGCTGCGCCAGACGCTGCTGCGCCATGCCTGTAAAACGCCCAGCGAACTGCCCGCGCCGCCGATGCCGATGATGGCGGTCACGGCGCAATCGCCGCTGTCGCTGGACTGGGATCTGGCGTTGCGGCAGGCCGCCAGCAAACCGGATCTGGCGCGCGACCTGCTGGCGATGCTGCTGGATTTTCTGCCGGATGTCCGTCAGCAGGTAGACGCGGTGCTGGCGGGCAACTCACCGGACAATCTGGTCGACATCATTCACAAACTGCACGGCAGTTGCAGCTATAGCGGCGTACCGCGGCTCAAACAGATCTGTCACTACCTCGAACAGTCGCTGCGCAAAGGCCTGTCGGCTGATGAACTGGAGCCGGAATGGCTGGAGTTGATGGACGAAATGACCAATGTGGAAAAAGCGGCGCGCAAACGGCTGGAAGCCTCAGCCTGA
- the relA gene encoding GTP diphosphokinase, producing the protein MVAVRSAHLNTEGKFVPDAWIASLGIASKTSCERLAETWRYCEEKTEGHPDAMLLLWRGIEMVEILSTLSMDNDSMRAAMLFPLADANVVDEETLRETFGKNIVNLVHGVRDMDAIRQLKATQHDSMASEQVDNIRRMLLAMVEDFRCVVIKLAERIAHLREVKDAPEEERVLAAKECTNIYAPLANRLGIGQLKWELEDFCFRYLHPDEYKRIAKLLHERRIDREQYIDDFVKNLRASMAQEELKAEVYGRPKHIYSIWRKMQKKSLSFDELFDVRAVRIVVERLQDCYAALGIVHTHYRHLPDEFDDYVANPKPNGYQSIHTVVLGPGGKTLEIQIRTRQMHEDAELGVAAHWKYKEGAATSGRSGYEERIAWLRKLLAWQEEMADSDEMLDEVRSQVFDDRVYVFTPKGDVVDLPTGSTPLDFAYHIHSDIGHRCIGAKVGGRIVPFTYQLQMGDQIEVITQKQPNPSRDWLNPNLGYITTSRGRSKIHNWFRKQDRDKNILAGKQILEDELAHLGVSLKMAEKLLLPRYNINSMDELLAGIGGGDIRLNQLVNFLQSKVNQPSAEEQDREALRQLTQKSQQPAQRASAKDNGRVVVEGVGNLMHHIARCCQPIPGDDIIGFITRGRGISIHRADCEQLDDLRSHAPERIVEAVWGESYSSGYSLVVRVTANDRSGLLRDITTILANEKVNVLGVSSRSDVKQQLATIDMDIEIYNLQVLGRVLAKLNQLPDVIDARRLQGN; encoded by the coding sequence ATGGTTGCGGTAAGAAGTGCGCATTTGAATACTGAAGGCAAGTTCGTGCCGGACGCGTGGATTGCCTCCCTGGGTATCGCCAGTAAAACGTCGTGCGAACGCCTCGCCGAAACTTGGCGCTACTGCGAAGAAAAAACAGAAGGCCACCCTGATGCGATGCTGCTGTTGTGGCGCGGCATCGAGATGGTGGAAATCCTCTCCACGCTGAGTATGGATAACGACAGCATGCGCGCGGCGATGCTGTTCCCGCTGGCGGACGCCAACGTGGTGGATGAAGAAACGCTGCGGGAAACCTTCGGCAAGAATATCGTCAATCTGGTGCATGGCGTGCGCGATATGGATGCGATTCGCCAGCTCAAGGCCACCCAGCACGATTCGATGGCCTCCGAGCAGGTGGATAATATCCGCCGTATGCTGCTGGCGATGGTGGAAGATTTCCGTTGCGTGGTGATCAAGCTGGCGGAGCGTATCGCCCACCTGCGCGAAGTGAAGGACGCGCCGGAAGAAGAGCGCGTGCTGGCGGCCAAAGAGTGTACCAATATCTACGCGCCGCTGGCTAACCGGCTGGGTATCGGCCAGCTTAAGTGGGAACTCGAAGATTTCTGCTTCCGCTATCTGCACCCGGATGAGTACAAACGCATCGCCAAACTGCTGCACGAACGCCGTATCGACCGTGAGCAGTACATCGACGATTTCGTCAAAAACCTGCGCGCCTCTATGGCGCAAGAGGAACTGAAGGCCGAGGTGTATGGCCGGCCTAAACACATCTACAGCATCTGGCGCAAGATGCAGAAGAAATCGCTGTCGTTCGACGAACTGTTCGACGTGCGGGCGGTGCGTATCGTGGTGGAGCGGTTGCAGGACTGCTACGCCGCGCTGGGGATCGTGCATACCCACTATCGTCACCTGCCGGATGAGTTCGACGATTATGTCGCCAACCCCAAACCCAACGGTTATCAGTCGATCCACACCGTGGTGCTGGGGCCGGGCGGCAAGACGCTGGAAATTCAGATTCGTACCCGGCAGATGCACGAAGACGCGGAGCTTGGCGTCGCCGCACACTGGAAATACAAGGAAGGCGCCGCCACCAGCGGACGTTCCGGTTACGAAGAGCGTATCGCCTGGCTGCGTAAATTGCTGGCCTGGCAGGAAGAGATGGCCGACTCGGACGAAATGCTCGACGAAGTGCGCAGCCAGGTGTTCGACGACAGGGTCTATGTGTTTACGCCCAAGGGCGATGTGGTGGATTTGCCGACCGGTTCCACGCCGCTGGATTTTGCCTATCACATCCACAGCGACATCGGCCACCGTTGCATCGGCGCCAAGGTGGGCGGGCGTATCGTGCCGTTCACCTACCAGTTGCAGATGGGCGACCAGATCGAGGTCATCACCCAGAAGCAGCCGAACCCGAGCCGCGACTGGCTGAACCCCAATCTGGGGTACATCACCACCAGCCGCGGACGTTCCAAAATCCACAACTGGTTCCGCAAGCAGGATCGCGACAAGAATATCCTGGCGGGCAAACAGATTCTGGAAGACGAATTGGCGCATCTCGGCGTGAGCCTGAAAATGGCCGAAAAACTGCTGCTGCCGCGTTACAACATCAATTCGATGGATGAATTGCTGGCCGGCATCGGCGGCGGCGATATCCGCCTTAATCAGTTGGTTAACTTCCTGCAGTCGAAGGTGAACCAGCCGAGCGCCGAAGAGCAGGATCGCGAGGCGCTGCGCCAGTTGACGCAGAAATCCCAGCAACCGGCCCAGCGCGCCAGCGCTAAAGACAACGGCCGGGTGGTGGTGGAGGGCGTCGGCAACCTGATGCACCACATCGCGCGTTGCTGTCAGCCGATTCCGGGCGACGATATTATCGGTTTCATCACCCGCGGACGCGGCATTTCCATCCACCGTGCGGACTGCGAACAGCTCGACGACCTGCGCAGTCACGCGCCGGAGCGTATTGTCGAAGCGGTATGGGGCGAAAGCTACTCCAGCGGCTATTCGTTGGTGGTACGGGTGACCGCTAACGATCGCAGCGGCCTGTTGCGTGACATCACCACCATTCTGGCTAACGAAAAGGTCAATGTGTTGGGGGTTTCAAGCCGCAGCGACGTGAAGCAGCAGCTCGCCACTATCGACATGGACATCGAGATCTACAACCTGCAGGTGCTGGGCCGGGTGCTGGCCAAGCTCAATCAACTGCCGGATGTGATCGACGCCCGGCGCTTGCAGGGCAATTGA
- the rlmD gene encoding 23S rRNA (uracil(1939)-C(5))-methyltransferase RlmD, whose amino-acid sequence MAQFYSPNRRVTTRQTLTVTANDLDPFGQGVARHQGKTLFIPGVLPGEQAEVQLTEEKRQFAHARLRRLLTTSEERVTPRCPHFSVCGGCQQQHASQPLQHRSKAAALTHLMTRETGAVPPEPEVIAGSAYAYRRRARLALYYQAKTRRLQMGYRQAGSHDLVDIGACPILRPELEALLAPLRDCLGQLQAVRRLGHVELVLAEQGPLVILRHLDPLRDADRQAMTAFAAQHGAALFAAPEAGALECLHGDMPSYRIAGLSLAFSPRDFIQVNDDINQRMVERALAWLDPQPQDRVLDLFCGMGNFTLPLAARAASVVGVEGVAALVDKGRENAQRNGLTQVTFYHHDLEEDVTRQPWASMGFDKILLDPARAGAPGVMPQIVKLAPRRVVYISCNPTTLARDSKVLMAAGYRLARLAMLDMFPHTGHLESMALFLLGSDGSVK is encoded by the coding sequence ATGGCGCAATTCTACTCTCCAAACCGGCGCGTGACGACCCGGCAAACCCTTACCGTGACGGCGAATGATCTGGATCCATTCGGACAGGGAGTAGCCCGCCATCAGGGAAAAACGCTGTTCATCCCCGGCGTGCTGCCGGGTGAGCAGGCCGAGGTGCAGTTGACGGAAGAGAAACGCCAGTTTGCCCATGCCCGGCTGCGGCGGTTGTTGACCACCAGCGAAGAGCGCGTGACGCCGCGCTGCCCGCACTTTTCCGTTTGCGGCGGTTGCCAGCAGCAGCATGCCAGCCAGCCGTTGCAGCACCGCAGCAAGGCGGCCGCGCTGACACACCTGATGACGCGGGAAACCGGCGCCGTCCCGCCGGAGCCGGAGGTAATCGCCGGATCGGCCTATGCCTACCGCCGCCGCGCGCGCCTTGCATTATACTATCAGGCGAAAACGCGCCGGTTACAGATGGGCTACCGGCAGGCGGGATCGCACGATTTGGTGGATATCGGCGCCTGCCCGATTTTGCGGCCGGAACTGGAAGCGCTGCTGGCGCCGTTGCGCGATTGTCTCGGGCAGTTGCAGGCCGTCCGGCGGCTTGGGCACGTGGAGCTGGTGCTGGCCGAGCAGGGGCCGTTGGTGATCTTGCGCCATCTGGATCCGTTGCGCGACGCTGACCGTCAGGCGATGACGGCGTTCGCCGCTCAGCATGGCGCGGCGCTGTTTGCGGCGCCGGAAGCCGGCGCGCTGGAATGCCTGCACGGCGACATGCCGTCTTATCGCATCGCCGGATTATCGCTGGCGTTCAGCCCGCGGGATTTCATTCAGGTCAATGACGACATCAACCAACGTATGGTGGAACGGGCGTTGGCGTGGCTGGATCCGCAGCCGCAGGACCGGGTGCTCGACCTGTTTTGCGGCATGGGCAATTTTACCCTGCCGCTGGCGGCGCGCGCCGCCAGCGTGGTCGGGGTCGAAGGCGTGGCGGCGCTGGTGGACAAAGGGCGGGAAAACGCCCAGCGCAACGGGCTGACGCAGGTCACATTTTATCATCATGACCTGGAAGAGGACGTCACCCGGCAACCGTGGGCGTCGATGGGATTTGATAAGATACTGCTCGATCCGGCCCGCGCCGGCGCGCCGGGCGTGATGCCGCAGATTGTGAAACTGGCTCCCCGGCGGGTGGTGTATATATCCTGTAATCCCACCACGCTGGCGCGGGACAGCAAGGTGCTGATGGCCGCCGGTTATCGTCTGGCCCGGCTGGCCATGCTGGATATGTTTCCACATACCGGACATCTTGAGTCGATGGCACTGTTTTTGCTTGGTTCCGATGGCTCGGTAAAGTAG
- the garR gene encoding 2-hydroxy-3-oxopropionate reductase, translating to MAMKIGFIGLGIMGKPMSKNLIKAGYSLVVLDRNSAAVAEVVAAGATSAETAKAVAEQSDIVITMLPNSPHVKEVVLGENGVIEGARKGTVVIDMSSIAPLASREIAAALAEKGVEMLDAPVSGGEPKAIDGTLSVMVGGDKAVFDRSYEVMKAMAGSVVHTGDIGAGNVTKLANQVIVALNIAAMSEALVLATKAGVNPDLVYQAIRGGLAGSTVLDAKAPMVMDRNFKPGFRIDLHIKDLANALDTSHGVGAQLPLTAAVMEMMQALKADDLGGADHSALACYYEKLAKVEVTR from the coding sequence ATCGCAATGAAAATTGGTTTTATTGGACTGGGTATCATGGGCAAACCGATGAGCAAAAACCTGATCAAAGCGGGTTACTCATTGGTCGTGCTGGACAGAAACAGCGCGGCGGTCGCTGAAGTTGTGGCGGCGGGCGCCACCTCGGCTGAAACGGCGAAAGCCGTGGCTGAGCAGAGCGATATCGTGATTACCATGTTGCCGAACTCCCCTCACGTTAAAGAGGTGGTGCTGGGTGAAAACGGCGTGATTGAAGGCGCGCGTAAAGGCACGGTGGTGATCGACATGAGTTCCATCGCCCCGTTGGCCAGCCGTGAAATTGCCGCGGCGCTGGCGGAAAAAGGCGTCGAGATGCTGGACGCGCCGGTCAGCGGCGGCGAGCCAAAAGCGATCGACGGTACGTTGTCCGTGATGGTGGGCGGCGACAAGGCGGTCTTCGACCGTAGCTATGAGGTGATGAAGGCGATGGCGGGTTCGGTGGTACACACCGGCGATATCGGCGCGGGCAACGTCACCAAGCTGGCGAATCAGGTCATCGTGGCGCTGAATATCGCCGCCATGTCGGAAGCGCTGGTGCTGGCGACCAAAGCCGGCGTGAATCCGGACCTGGTGTATCAGGCGATTCGCGGCGGTCTGGCGGGCAGCACCGTGCTGGATGCCAAAGCGCCGATGGTGATGGACCGCAACTTCAAGCCCGGTTTCCGCATCGACCTGCATATCAAAGATCTGGCCAACGCGCTGGATACGTCTCACGGCGTCGGGGCGCAGCTGCCGCTGACCGCCGCGGTGATGGAAATGATGCAGGCGCTGAAGGCCGATGACCTGGGCGGCGCCGACCACAGCGCGCTGGCTTGTTATTACGAGAAACTGGCGAAAGTGGAAGTTACTCGGTAG
- the garL gene encoding 2-dehydro-3-deoxyglucarate aldolase: protein MKTPLLPNQFRQDLQQGKTLIGCWCALGNPISTEVLGLAGFDWLVLDGEHAPNDINTFIPQLMALKGSHSAPVVRPPCNEPVIIKRLLDIGFYNFLIPFVESEEEAIRAVASTRYPPAGIRGVSVGHRSNAYGTEPNYFATINDNITVLVQIETQEGVDNLDAIAAVDGVDGIFVGPGDLSAALGYLGQPNHPEVQKVIRHIFERAAAHGKPSGILAPVEADARRYLEWGARFVAVGSDLGVFRGATQALCDKFKK from the coding sequence ATGAAGACGCCACTGTTGCCTAACCAATTTCGCCAGGATTTACAGCAGGGGAAAACCCTGATCGGTTGCTGGTGCGCGCTGGGTAATCCTATTTCCACCGAGGTATTGGGACTGGCCGGGTTTGACTGGCTGGTACTGGACGGCGAGCACGCGCCGAACGATATCAACACCTTTATCCCGCAACTGATGGCGCTGAAAGGCAGCCACAGCGCGCCGGTGGTACGTCCGCCCTGCAATGAGCCGGTGATCATCAAGCGATTGCTGGATATTGGTTTCTACAACTTCCTGATCCCGTTTGTGGAAAGTGAAGAAGAGGCGATTCGCGCCGTGGCGTCGACCCGTTATCCGCCGGCCGGTATTCGCGGCGTGTCGGTCGGTCATCGCAGCAACGCCTACGGCACCGAGCCGAACTATTTCGCCACCATTAACGACAACATCACCGTGCTAGTGCAGATCGAAACGCAGGAAGGGGTGGACAATCTGGACGCGATCGCCGCGGTGGACGGCGTTGACGGTATTTTCGTCGGCCCGGGCGACCTGTCGGCCGCGCTGGGGTATCTGGGGCAGCCCAACCACCCGGAAGTGCAGAAAGTGATTCGCCATATTTTTGAACGCGCGGCCGCCCACGGTAAGCCGAGCGGCATTCTGGCGCCGGTGGAAGCGGACGCCCGTCGCTATCTGGAATGGGGCGCGCGTTTTGTTGCGGTGGGCAGCGATCTGGGCGTGTTCCGCGGCGCTACGCAGGCGCTGTGCGACAAATTCAAAAAGTAA